The following are from one region of the Mustela lutreola isolate mMusLut2 chromosome 7, mMusLut2.pri, whole genome shotgun sequence genome:
- the ASPG gene encoding 60 kDa lysophospholipase isoform X1, which translates to MARALGPQRRLLAIYTGGTIGMRSEQGVLVPGSGLAAVLRSLPMFHDEEYARASGLPEDTLVLPTTNSPLSSEPRTPPPRGPQHMWMQAHQERRRLSPLVPASPDQRVIYTVLECQPLFDSSDMTITEWVQIAQTIERHYGQYDGFLVIHGTDTMAFAASVLSFVLENLQKTVILTGAQVPIHALWNDGRENLLGALLMAGQYVIPEVCLFFQNQLFRGNRVTKVDSRRFAAFCSPHLPPLAVMGTDVTINRELVRKARGKARLVVHSSMERDVGLLRLYPGIPAALVRAFLQPPLKGVVMETFGSGNGPTKPDLLRELQAAAERGLIILNCSHCLQGAVTSDYAAGMAMAGAGIVSGFDMTSEAALAKLSYVLGHPGLTLDDRKELLARDLRGEMTLPTGAERRPSLSSSALGRGAAQLLTLSQEADAIREALLPSLACAAAHAGDLEVLQALGDLGNDLSLENFNGQTPLHAAARGGQSGAVTMLLRRGVDVGPRDEDGHSPLLLAVKGRHRGVIELLRAAGACLSPQELEDAGTELCRLAARADLEGLRSWWQAGADLSSPGYDGRSALCIAEAAGNLEVVTFLQNLEGGAGAQAPGPATL; encoded by the exons TGCTCGTCCCTGGGAGTGGCCTGGCCGCTGTCCTGAGGTCACTGCCTATGTTCCATGATGAAGAGTACGCCCGGGCCTCTGGCCTCCCGGAGGACACACTGGTGCTGCC AACCACCAACAGCCCCCTTTCAAGTGAGCCTCGGACTCCCCCACCTCGGGGTCCCCAGCACATGTGGATGCAAGCTCATCAAGAGAGGCGGAGGCTGTCTCCCCTCGT GCCCGCCAGCCCCGACCAGAGAGTCATCTACACGGTGCTGGAGTGCCAGCCCCTCTTTGACTCCAGTGACATGACCATCACTGAGTGGGTTCAGATCGCTCAGACCATCGAG AGACACTACGGGCAGTACGACGGCTTCCTGGTCATTCACGGCACGGACACCATGGCCTTTGCGGCCTCCGTGCTCTCCTTCGTGCTGGAGAACCTGCAGAAAACTGTCATCCTCACGGGCGCCCAG GTGCCCATCCATGCCCTGTGGAACGACGGCCGGGAGAACCTGCTGGGCGCCCTGCTCATGGCGGGCCAGTACGTGATCCCCGAG gTTTGCCTCTTCTTCCAGAATCAGCTGTTTCGGGGCAACCGAGTGACCAAGGTGGACTCACGCAGGTTCgcagccttctgctccccccacctgccccctctGGCCGTCATGGGCACCGATGTCACAA TCAACCGGGAGCTCGTGCGGAAGGCCCGAGGGAAGGCCCGGCTGGTGGTGCACAGCAGCATGGAGCGCGACGTGGGCCTGCTGCGCCTCTACCCCGGGATCCCCGCAGCCTTG GTCCGGGCCTTCCTGCAGCCCCCCCTGAAGGGCGTGGTCATGGAGACCTTCGGCTCGGGGAACGGGCCCACCAAGCCAGACCTGCTGCGGGAGCTCCAGGCTGCGGCCGAGCGGGGCCTCATCATCCTCAACTGTTCCCACTGCCTGCAGGGGGCCGTGACCTCTGACTACGCAGCTGgcatg GCCATGGCGGGCGCCGGCATTGTCTCTGGCTTCGACATGACgtcggaggccgccctggccaagCTCTCCTACGTGCTGGGCCACCCTGGGCTAACCCTGGACGACAGGAAAGAG CTGCTGGCCAGGGACCTTCGGGGCGAGATGACACTGCCCACGGGGGCCGAGCGCCGGCCCTCACTGAGTAGCAGCGCGCTGGGCCGGGGGGCTGCCCAACTCCTCACTCTCAGCCAG GAGGCTGACGCCATACGGGAGGCACTGCTGCCTAGCCTGGCCTGTGCTGCAGCCCATGCCGGTGACCTGGAGGTGCTGCAGGCGCTTGGGGACCTG GGCAATGACCTGAGCCTAGAGAACTTTAACGGTCAAACTCCTCTGCACGCGGCCGCCCGGGGAGGCCAGTCTGGGGCGGTCACCATGCTGCTGCGGAGAGGGGTGGACGTGGGCCCCCGAGACGAGGACGGACACAGCCCTCTGCTGCTGGCCGTGAAGGGCAG GCATCGGGGTGTCATTGAGCTGCTGCGGGCAGCTGGGGCCTGCCTGTCCCCCCAGGAGCTGGAGGACGCGGGGACAGAGCTGTGCAG gcTGGCGGCCAGGGCAGACCTCGAAGGCCTTCGATCGTGGTGGCAGGCGGGGGCTGACCTGAGCAGCCCAGGCTACGACGGGCGCAGCGCCCTGTGTATT GCAGAAGCAGCCGGGAACCTGGAAGTGGTGACCTTCCTGCAGAACCTCGAGGGTGGGGCCGgtgcccaggccccaggccca GCCACACTGTGA
- the ASPG gene encoding 60 kDa lysophospholipase isoform X2 yields MARALGPQRRLLAIYTGGTIGMRSEQGVLVPGSGLAAVLRSLPMFHDEEYARASGLPEDTLVLPPASPDQRVIYTVLECQPLFDSSDMTITEWVQIAQTIERHYGQYDGFLVIHGTDTMAFAASVLSFVLENLQKTVILTGAQVPIHALWNDGRENLLGALLMAGQYVIPEVCLFFQNQLFRGNRVTKVDSRRFAAFCSPHLPPLAVMGTDVTINRELVRKARGKARLVVHSSMERDVGLLRLYPGIPAALVRAFLQPPLKGVVMETFGSGNGPTKPDLLRELQAAAERGLIILNCSHCLQGAVTSDYAAGMAMAGAGIVSGFDMTSEAALAKLSYVLGHPGLTLDDRKELLARDLRGEMTLPTGAERRPSLSSSALGRGAAQLLTLSQEADAIREALLPSLACAAAHAGDLEVLQALGDLGNDLSLENFNGQTPLHAAARGGQSGAVTMLLRRGVDVGPRDEDGHSPLLLAVKGRHRGVIELLRAAGACLSPQELEDAGTELCRLAARADLEGLRSWWQAGADLSSPGYDGRSALCIAEAAGNLEVVTFLQNLEGGAGAQAPGPATL; encoded by the exons TGCTCGTCCCTGGGAGTGGCCTGGCCGCTGTCCTGAGGTCACTGCCTATGTTCCATGATGAAGAGTACGCCCGGGCCTCTGGCCTCCCGGAGGACACACTGGTGCTGCC GCCCGCCAGCCCCGACCAGAGAGTCATCTACACGGTGCTGGAGTGCCAGCCCCTCTTTGACTCCAGTGACATGACCATCACTGAGTGGGTTCAGATCGCTCAGACCATCGAG AGACACTACGGGCAGTACGACGGCTTCCTGGTCATTCACGGCACGGACACCATGGCCTTTGCGGCCTCCGTGCTCTCCTTCGTGCTGGAGAACCTGCAGAAAACTGTCATCCTCACGGGCGCCCAG GTGCCCATCCATGCCCTGTGGAACGACGGCCGGGAGAACCTGCTGGGCGCCCTGCTCATGGCGGGCCAGTACGTGATCCCCGAG gTTTGCCTCTTCTTCCAGAATCAGCTGTTTCGGGGCAACCGAGTGACCAAGGTGGACTCACGCAGGTTCgcagccttctgctccccccacctgccccctctGGCCGTCATGGGCACCGATGTCACAA TCAACCGGGAGCTCGTGCGGAAGGCCCGAGGGAAGGCCCGGCTGGTGGTGCACAGCAGCATGGAGCGCGACGTGGGCCTGCTGCGCCTCTACCCCGGGATCCCCGCAGCCTTG GTCCGGGCCTTCCTGCAGCCCCCCCTGAAGGGCGTGGTCATGGAGACCTTCGGCTCGGGGAACGGGCCCACCAAGCCAGACCTGCTGCGGGAGCTCCAGGCTGCGGCCGAGCGGGGCCTCATCATCCTCAACTGTTCCCACTGCCTGCAGGGGGCCGTGACCTCTGACTACGCAGCTGgcatg GCCATGGCGGGCGCCGGCATTGTCTCTGGCTTCGACATGACgtcggaggccgccctggccaagCTCTCCTACGTGCTGGGCCACCCTGGGCTAACCCTGGACGACAGGAAAGAG CTGCTGGCCAGGGACCTTCGGGGCGAGATGACACTGCCCACGGGGGCCGAGCGCCGGCCCTCACTGAGTAGCAGCGCGCTGGGCCGGGGGGCTGCCCAACTCCTCACTCTCAGCCAG GAGGCTGACGCCATACGGGAGGCACTGCTGCCTAGCCTGGCCTGTGCTGCAGCCCATGCCGGTGACCTGGAGGTGCTGCAGGCGCTTGGGGACCTG GGCAATGACCTGAGCCTAGAGAACTTTAACGGTCAAACTCCTCTGCACGCGGCCGCCCGGGGAGGCCAGTCTGGGGCGGTCACCATGCTGCTGCGGAGAGGGGTGGACGTGGGCCCCCGAGACGAGGACGGACACAGCCCTCTGCTGCTGGCCGTGAAGGGCAG GCATCGGGGTGTCATTGAGCTGCTGCGGGCAGCTGGGGCCTGCCTGTCCCCCCAGGAGCTGGAGGACGCGGGGACAGAGCTGTGCAG gcTGGCGGCCAGGGCAGACCTCGAAGGCCTTCGATCGTGGTGGCAGGCGGGGGCTGACCTGAGCAGCCCAGGCTACGACGGGCGCAGCGCCCTGTGTATT GCAGAAGCAGCCGGGAACCTGGAAGTGGTGACCTTCCTGCAGAACCTCGAGGGTGGGGCCGgtgcccaggccccaggccca GCCACACTGTGA